The following are from one region of the Nicotiana tabacum cultivar K326 chromosome 3, ASM71507v2, whole genome shotgun sequence genome:
- the LOC142176323 gene encoding uncharacterized protein LOC142176323, translating into MPGYAKMMKDLMSRKFKFQDLATVTLTQTCSAVVTRPITKKLSDLESFTIPCTIGNFAFTKALCDLGARINLLPLAIYKRLGIGRAKLTSMLLQLADTIVERTFGILDDVLVQVGKFVFPADFVILDYRVDEEIPLILGRPFLAIGRDLIDCEIRELNMRLNDEEIAFNVQKSMRIPSEFANCSLIDAVDVVLEEEDEALNIKDPLLACLMNLDEANGEDLAEWVLALEGQGFWRRELEFEPLHLEERKTPPTKLSIEEPPKLELKPLPSHLKYAFLGPDSTLSVIILASLLDVQAEQLLQVLAECKTAIGWTIADIKRIIPAFSFEELKKRLVTTPIIVAPDWEQPFELMCDASDCAVGAVLGHQKDKIMHLIYYASRTLSGAQLNYTVTKKEMLAVVFAFDKFMSYLIGSKQEFDLDIRDRKGIENQIAEHLSRLEGAEKKVEVEEILETFLDEQLLATSLEEAPWYADIANYLASGIRPRVVLDSWTEYTDEAIARTDTRCKSGYGERLGVR; encoded by the exons ATGCCTGGTTATGCGAagatgatgaaggacttgatgtcccgtAAGTTTAAGTTTCAAGACTTAGCCACGGTTACACTGACTCAGACCTGCAGTGCGGTTGTAACGAGACCCATAACTAAGAAGCTGTCTGACCTAGAGAGTTTCACAATTCCTTGCACAATAGGCAACTTTGCATTTACTAAGGCACTGTGTGATCTGGGAGCAAGAATAAACCTTTTGCCCTTGGCTATCTACAAAAGgctaggcattggaagagctaAACTTACGTCTATGTTATTACAGCTGGCTGATACAATAGTGGAAAGAACCTTTGGGATTCTAGATGATGTATTGGTACAAGTTGGGAAGTTTGTGTTCCCAGCAGATTTTGTCATCCTTGACTATCGGGTTGACGAGGAAATTCCcctaattttgggaaggccattcttGGCCATTGGGAGAGACTTAATTGATTGTGAAATTAGAGAGCTCAATATGAGATTAAACGATGAAGAGATAgcattcaatgtgcagaaatctatgcggATACCAAGTGAATTTGCTAATTGCTCTCTAATAGATGCGGTGGATGTAGtcttggaggaggaagatgaggcGTTGAACATTAAAGACCCTCTACTAGCTTGTCTCATGAACTTAGATGAAGCTAATGGTGAAGACTTGGCAGAGTGGGTACTTGCTCTTGAAGGACAAGGTTTTTGGAGAAGGGAACTTGAGTTTGAGCCTTTGCACTTAGAGGAAAGAAAAACTCCTCCAACTAAGCTGTCAATAGAAGAGCCACCAAAGTTGGAACTGAAGCCACTGCCATCCCATCTCAAGTATGCATTCTTAGGACCTGACTCAACTTTATCTGTTATTATCTTagctagtttgttagatgtgcaggcagaacaacttttgcaggtactGGCTGAGTGCAAGACTGCAATTGGGTGGACCATTGCAGACATTAAAAGGATCATCCCGGCTTTTT CTTTTGAGGAATTAAAGAAGAGATTGGTAACAACACCTATCATAGTTGCGcccgactgggagcaaccatttgagctgatgtgtgatgcgagtgactGTGCTGTAGGAGCAGTTCTTGGGCAtcaaaaagataaaatcatgcatcTAATATACTACGCAAGTAGAACACTGAGTGGAGCCCAGCTAAATTACACTGTGACTAAGAAAGAGATGTTGGCAGTGGTGTTTGCATTTGATAAATTCATGTCATACCTGATAGGCTcgaag caagaatttgatttggacaTCCGTGACCGAAAGGGAATAGAGAACCAAATAGCTGAACATTTATCCAGGctggaaggagctgaaaagaagGTTGAGGTAGAAGAAATTCTGGAAACTTTTCTAGATGAACAACTGCTAGCCACGAGTCTTGAGGAAGCaccatggtatgcagacattgcaaactacctggcgAGCG